The proteins below come from a single Esox lucius isolate fEsoLuc1 chromosome 7, fEsoLuc1.pri, whole genome shotgun sequence genomic window:
- the LOC105010786 gene encoding gap junction gamma-2 protein: MGDWSILGRFLTEVQNHSTVIGKIWLTMLLIFRILLVTLVGDAVYSDEQSKFTCNTLQPGCNNVCYDTFAPVSHLRFWVFQVVLRSIMEIAFLVGQQYLFGFEVPHLFRCETYPCPNRTDCFVSRATEKTIFLNFMFSISLGCFLLNIVEVHYLGWVYIFRVLCSACSKCCGPEKSPTDLYPGPNPLLLQLRHSLRGRVLLQTPPPMSQEKRCGALPTHTPAISFETDSMVECTSKRSPDEKERTRAKLASMAKTGRGKKSWL; encoded by the exons ATGGGAGACTGGTCCATTCTTGGCCGTTTCTTAACGGAGGTCCAGAACCACTCCACGGTGATTGGCAAGATCTGGCTGACCATGCTGCTCATCTTCCGCATCTTGCTGGTGACCCTGGTGGGGGACGCGGTGTACAGCGACGAGCAGTCCAAGTTCACCTGCAACACCCTGCAGCCCGGCTGCAACAACGTCTGCTATGACACCTTTGCCCCCGTGTCACACCTGCGCTTCTGGGTCTTCCAG GTTGTCCTGCGGTCCATCATGGAGATAGCCTTCCTAGTGGGCCAGCAATACCTGTTCGGGTTTGAAGTGCCTCACCTATTCCGCTGTGAGACCTACCCCTGCCCCAACCGGACTGATTGTTTTGTATCTCGTGCCACAGAGAAGACCATCTTCCTCAACTTTATGTTCAGCATCAGCCTGGGTTGCTTCCTCCTGAACATTGTGGAGGTTCACTACCTGGGCTGGGTCTACATTTTCCGTGTGCTGTGTTCGGCCTGCTCCAAGTGCTGCGGGCCGGAGAAGAGCCCTACGGACCTGTATCCCGGCCCCAACCCTCTGCTGCTGCAGCTCAGACACTCGCTACGGGGCAGGGTGCTCCTGCAGACCCCTCCACCCATGTCCCAGGAGAAGAGATGTGGTGCGTTGCCCACCCACACCCCAGCAATCTCATTTGAGACGGACTCTATGGTAGAGTGTACTTCCAAGAGGAGCCCAGATGAGAAAGAACGTACAAGGGCAAAACTGGCCAGTATGGCTAAAACAGGCAGAGGCAAGAAGTCCTGGTTGTGA